The following is a genomic window from Flavobacterium crassostreae.
AAGAAGATTTATTAAAAGCTTGGGAAAGCGCACGTCAAGAATCGGCTGCAGCTTTTGGAAATGACGGAATGTATCTTGAAAAATTAATTGAAGAGCCTCGTCATATTGAAATTCAGGTAGTAGGAGATTCGTACGGAAAAGCCTGTCATCTTTCTGAAAGAGACTGCTCGGTACAAAGACGTCACCAAAAACTAACCGAAGAAACTCCTTCTCCATTTATGACGGACGAACTGCGTCAAGCTATGGGAGAAGCTGCCGTAAAGGCTGCTGAATATATTAAATATGAAGGAGCTGGAACCGTAGAATTTTTGGTTGACAAACACCGTAATTTCTATTTTATGGAAATGAATACGCGCATCCAAGTAGAGCATCCTATTACAGAGCAAGTGATTGATTATGACTTAATACGAGAGCAAATATTAGTTGCAGCAGGTGTGCCTATTTCTGGCAGAAATTATTTGCCTAAACTGCACGCTATTGAATGCCGTATTAATGCCGAGGATCCATATAATGATTTTCGTCCGTCTCCCGGAAAAATCACCACATTGCACATGCCTGGTGGTCATGGAGTGCGTTTAGATACTCATGTTTACTCGGGGTACACCATTCCGCCAAATTATGATTCTATGATAGCTAAATTAATTACTACTGCGCAAACCCGTGAAGAAGCCATCAGTAAAATGAGAAGAGCCTTGGATGAATTTGTGATTGAAGGGATTAAAACAACCATCCCTTTTCATAGACAATTAATGGATGAGCCAAAGTATATTGAAGGAGATTATACTACTGCATTTATGGATACCTTTAAGATGAATCCATTGGATTAGTCCAGAATTATATAGCATTTATATCTATAAAAAAAACCTCGTTTAATTATAAACGAGGTTTTTTTTGTACTACTATTTTGATCTAAAATAAGTTTAAAACAAACGTAGCCTTAGATTATAATTTTAATTTTTTGGCAATATCATTAGGCA
Proteins encoded in this region:
- the accC gene encoding acetyl-CoA carboxylase biotin carboxylase subunit, which produces MFKKILIANRGEIALRVIRTCKEMGIKTVAVYSTADAESLHVRFADEAVCIGPAPSSLSYLKMSNIIAAAEITNADAIHPGYGFLSENSKFSKICQEHGIKFIGAAPEMIDRMGDKASAKSTMIEAGVPCVPGSVGILESYEQALQLSKEFGFPVMLKATAGGGGKGMRAVWKEEDLLKAWESARQESAAAFGNDGMYLEKLIEEPRHIEIQVVGDSYGKACHLSERDCSVQRRHQKLTEETPSPFMTDELRQAMGEAAVKAAEYIKYEGAGTVEFLVDKHRNFYFMEMNTRIQVEHPITEQVIDYDLIREQILVAAGVPISGRNYLPKLHAIECRINAEDPYNDFRPSPGKITTLHMPGGHGVRLDTHVYSGYTIPPNYDSMIAKLITTAQTREEAISKMRRALDEFVIEGIKTTIPFHRQLMDEPKYIEGDYTTAFMDTFKMNPLD